In one Nicotiana sylvestris chromosome 8, ASM39365v2, whole genome shotgun sequence genomic region, the following are encoded:
- the LOC104223831 gene encoding protein NLP5-like, translating into MSMDERFVVTNTFLTTQFDAFMDLDYMDELLLEGCFLETIDDRDFVHHRPSISNMPFDSSFVWPTLLDTNGFEFSGSPSKDGQQERQRSSFSKNLSISQFQELNSAKVQSFGDNSINAMCSSGQSENCLFDAPELSRRWWIGPNASSSVMDRLIQALGYIKNFSKDKDILIQIWVPIYRDGKRVLSTNDQPFSLDLNCPRLAHYRQASLSYQFPANDDSKEIVGLPGRVFLDKVPEWSPDVQFFQMEEYPRVGHAQQHNVRGTFAVPVFEQGSHNCLSVIEVVMTTQKIKYGSELESVCKALEAVDLRSSEVSSTLSAKACDLTYQAALSEILEVLKSACKTHGLPLAQTWVPCIQHGKGGSRHSNENLVRCVSTEDSACYVADPRVQGFHEACSEHHLLKGQGVVGSAFMTNQPCFTSDLTSYSKAEYPLSHYARMFGLHAAVAIPLRSMSTGSSDFVLEFLLPPNCRNPEEHKSMLTSLSIIIQNVCQTYRVVSEKELQEETVSLGEVTSLAASEYTEEVREKERKGSIVSSQERTSWTSSHIEVQQTSSVISAFQDEKPVEVLTEEPVTFRNQTNSGSATTFAFSRNYRTSGEGISHTWRKARDRRRLKAEKNITLQILQQYFAGSLKDAAKSIGVCPTTLKRICRQHGIQRWPSRKIKKVGLSLERIQRVINSVQGVSGTLQIESFYSDFPELASSNISRSSPFADPTSNNHPEDLNRQPESGGNDAAISKSVSSSCSQGSSSSQRSTGTQLAGHEDPVAEEASDNHALKRVNSDAELHLSSEALNPLPRSQSHTSLTESPESVSLSPVKKSLWRSQEGAPRIKVIHGEEKIRFRMQKNWGYKELMREIARRFGVDDPIGFHLKYLDDDSDWVLLACEADLEECIHVCWSSQNQTIRLLFLCDLQPHLGSSFDSSSSL; encoded by the exons ATGTCAATGGATGAAAGATTTGTTGTAACCAATACTTTCTTGACTACACAATTTGATGCCTTCATGGATTTGGATTACATGGATGAACTGTTGTTAGAAGGGTGCTTTTTGGAGACTATTGATGATCGTGATTTCGTGCATCATAGACCATCCATTTCCAATATGCCGTTTGACTCTTCATTCGTGTGGCCTACTTTATTAGATACCAATGGTTTCGAATTTAGTGGAAGCCCATCGAAAGATGGCCAACAAGAAAGGCAAAGGTCATCTTTCTCCAAAAATTTATCCATAAGCCAATTCCAAGAGCTAAATTCAGCTAAAGTTCAGTCTTTTGGTGATAATTCGATTAATGCCATGTGCAGTTCAGGTCAATCTGAAAATTGTTTATTTGACGCTCCTGAACTGAGCAGGAGGTGGTGGATTGGACCCAATGCTTCTTCATCTGTAATGGACAGATTGATTCAGGCGCTTGGATACATAAAGAATTTCTCCAAAGACAAGGATATCCTTATTCAAATATGGGTACCCATATACAGGGATGGAAAACGCGTACTCTCTACAAATGATCAACCTTTCTCGCTGGACCTTAATTGCCCTAGGCTTGCGCACTACAGACAAGCGTCTTTAAGCTATCAATTTCCTGCAAACGACGATTCTAAAGAGATTGTTGGATTACCGGGCAGAGTTTTTCTGGATAAAGTTCCTGAGTGGAGTCCTGATGTTCAGTTCTTCCAAATGGAAGAGTATCCGCGTGTTGGACATGCACAGCAGCATAACGTACGAGGCACCTTTGCTGTTCCTGTGTTCGAACAAGGCAGTCATAACTGCTTGAGTGTTATTGAAGTTGTCATGACCACACAGAAGATCAAGTATGGCTCTGAGCTTGAAAGTGTCTGCAAAGCTCTTGAG GCTGTTGATCTTCGGAGTTCTGAAGTGTCAAGCACTCTGTCAGCGAAG GCATGTGATTTGACCTACCAAGCCGCGTTATCTGAAATTCTAGAGGTTCTGAAATCTGCATGCAAGACGCATGGATTGCCATTAGCTCAGACTTGGGTACCTTGCATTCAACATGGTAAAGGGGGTAGCCGCCACTCTAATGAAAACCTTGTTCGTTGTGTTTCCACAGAAGATTCTGCTTGCTATGTAGCTGATCCTCGAGTTCAGGGTTTTCATGAAGCTTGCTCTGAGCACCATTTGCTGAAAGGTCAGGGTGTTGTCGGGAGTGCATTTATGACGAACCAACCGTGTTTTACGTCTGATCTAACTTCCTATAGCAAGGCAGAATACCCACTTTCTCATTATGCAAGAATGTTTGGATTGCATGCTGCTGTAGCTATACCTTTGCGGAGTATGTCAACTGGCTCATCCGACTTTGTATTGGAGTTCCTTTTACCGCCAAATTGCAGAAATCCTGAAGAACATAAAAGCATGCTCACTTCATTGTCCATTATCATACAAAACGTTTGTCAGACATACCGGGTCGTgtcagaaaaagaattacaggaaGAAACTGTCTCATTAGGTGAAGTGACAAGCCTTGCAGCTAGTGAATACACTGAAGAAGTGAGAGAAAAAGAACGCAAAGGGTCCATTGTATCTTCGCAAGAAAGGACGTCGTGGACCTCTAGTCATATAGAGGTCCAGCAGACGTCGAGTGTTATTTCAGCATTCCAAGATGAAAAGCCAGTTGAAGTGCTGACTGAAGAACCTGTAACATTTAGGAACCAAACGAATTCTGGTTCAGCAACCacttttgcctttagcagaaACTATCGTACTTCTGGGGAGGGCATCTCTCATACTTGGCGTAAAGCAAGAGACAGAAGACGTCTGAAGGCAGAGAAAAATATTACATTGCAAATTCTTCAGCAGTACTTTGCTGGTAGCCTGAAGGATGCTGCAAAAAGCATTGGTG TTTGTCCTACCACTCTGAAGAGGATATGCAGGCAACATGGAATTCAACGATGGCCTTCTCGGAAGATAAAGAAGGTCGGTCTCTCCTTAGAAAGGATCCAACGTGTCATCAACTCAGTCCAAGGTGTCTCTGGCACTTTACAAATCGAGTCCTTCTATTCTGACTTCCCAGAATTGGCATCTTCAAATATATCAAGATCAAGTCCCTTTGCAGACCCAACGTCGAATAATCATCCGGAGGACTTGAACAGGCAACCAGAAAGTGGTGGTAACGATGCTGCTATATCTAAGTCAGTCTCCTCTTCCTGTAGTCAAGGTTCCAGTTCAAGTCAACGTTCAACCGGGACACAGCTTGCAGGTCACGAAGATCCAGTGGCCGAGGAAGCTTCTGATAATCATGCATTAAAAAGGGTTAACAGTGATGCTGAGCTGCATTTATCAAGTGAAGCACTAAATCCACTGCCAAGATCTCAAAGCCACACGTCTCTTACTGAGAGTCCTGAATCAGTAAGTCTTTCGCCAGTGAAAAAGAGTCTGTGGAGATCTCAAGAAGGTGCCCCTAGAATAAAAGTAATACATGGAGAAGAGAAGATTAGATTCCGCATGCAAAAGAACTGGGGATATAAAGAACTGATGAGAGAAATTGCCAGGCGCTTTGGCGTAGATGATCCAATTGGATTTCACCTTAAATACTTGGATGATGATTCTGACTGGGTATTATTGGCGTGCGAAGCTGATCTGGAGGAATGTATTCATGTTTGTTGGTCTTCCCAAAACCAAACGATTAGACTCCTTTTTCTTTGTGATTTACAGCCTCATTTAGGAAGCTCTTTTGATAGCAGCAGTTCCTTGTGA